GTAGCCGTCGACCGGCAGCCCCTCGTAGGTGTCGTTGAAGTACCGGTTGTCGTAGGTGTAGCGCACCGGGAGCCGGCTGATGATGTCGGCGGACAGCTTCTCGGGGTCGGTCTGCCACTGCTTGGCGGTGTAGTGCGCGATGAACGCCTCGTAGAGCGGCCGCCCGATCAGCGAGACGCCCTTCTCGACGAAGTTCTCCGGCTCCTTCTCCCCGAGCTCGGCGGACTGCTCCTTGATCAGGGCGCGGGCCTCGTCGGGTGAGTAGGCGGCGTCGAAGAACTGGTTGATCGTGCCGAGGTTGATCGGCATCGGGTAGACCTGGCCCTCGTGGCAGGTGTAGACCCGGTGCTGGTAGCCGGTGAACTCGGTGAACCGGTTGACGTACTCCCACACCCGGGTGTTCGAGGTGTGGAACAGGTGGGCGCCGTAGCGGTGCACCTCGATCCCCGTCTCGGGGTCGCGCTCGCTGTAGGCGTTTCCGCCGATGTGGTCGCGCCGCTCCAGCACCAGCACCCGGAGGCCCAGCTCGTTGGCGCAGCGTTCGGCGATCGTCAGTCCGAAGAATCCGGAACCGACGACGAGGAGGTCAACGTTCACCACTTACTCCTGGTAGGGGACACATCAGTCTATCGGCCGCCGGTGCGCGACCCGTCCGCCGCTCCTGGCGCGCCGCGGCCCTGGCGGTTCGCGATCAGCGCGCGGTACGCCGTCCGGCGCAGCGACTCCGGCACCAGCCGGTAGCCGCCGCGCACCAGCACGTTGCGGGCGTACTCGCGCCGGCTGGTCAGGCCGAGCTCGCGGAACCGGCGCTGCAGCGCGAGTTCCGAGCGCAGCAGCCGGCGGCCACCGCGTCGGGCGTAGGCCCCGGCGCCGACCCGGTAGCAGACCAACGGCTCGGCGATGTTGGCCGGGACGGCGCCGCCCTCGACCATCCGGGTGAACAGCAGGTAGTCCTCCATCAGGGCCATGTCGGAGTAGCCGCCCGCGGCCAGCACCGCCTCGCGCCGGTAGACGACCGTCGGGTGGTTGAAGGGGTCCCGGAACCGGATCACCCGCCGGATCTCGTCGGGGTCGGTCGGCGGGGTCCGGCGCCCCACGATGTCCTCGACCGCGGCGCCGAACTCCAGCAGCCCGGAGCCGACGATGTCCGCGCCCGCCTCGATCACCGGCAGCTGGCGTGCGAACCGCTCCGGGACAGAGATGTCGTCGGCGTCCATGCGGGCGACGATGTCGTGACGGCAGGCGGCCAGGCCCTTGTCGAGCGCCGGGCCGAGACCGACGTTGGCGTCCATCACCACGTGGCGCACCGGCACCGGGCTGCTCGCGGCCAGCTCGGCGACCGTTGCGGCCAGCTCGGGCGGCACCGGCCCGTCCTGGACCATCACCACCTCGTCGGGGCGCCGGGTCTGCTGCTCGACGGTCGAGCTGAACGCCTGGCGCAGGTAGCCGGGGTCGTCACCGGCGAAGGTCGAGATCAGCAGGCTGAACGGCTGCCCGGGAGGCAGCGCCCGGCCCGCGGGCCCGGCGGCCCGGGGCTCCTCGGCCTGCCAGCCGGCCGGGGCGAGCACCTCGGCGTTGGCCCGGGGGCCGCCCCGCACG
The DNA window shown above is from Nocardioides mesophilus and carries:
- the glf gene encoding UDP-galactopyranose mutase, with the translated sequence MNVDLLVVGSGFFGLTIAERCANELGLRVLVLERRDHIGGNAYSERDPETGIEVHRYGAHLFHTSNTRVWEYVNRFTEFTGYQHRVYTCHEGQVYPMPINLGTINQFFDAAYSPDEARALIKEQSAELGEKEPENFVEKGVSLIGRPLYEAFIAHYTAKQWQTDPEKLSADIISRLPVRYTYDNRYFNDTYEGLPVDGYTAWLERMADHPNIEVRLETNFFDVADEFKGQVPIVYTGPVDEYFGNSEGELSWRTLDFEREVLATGDFQGTPVMNYPDPDVSFTRIHEFRHFHPEREYPSDRTVIMREYSRFAEKGDEPYYPVNTAEDREKLLKYRQLAEQEPNVLFGGRLGTYKYLDMHMAIGSALSMFDNKLRPHFESGADLHSGGVDE
- a CDS encoding glycosyltransferase; its protein translation is MSARVVAVVVTWNRRQLLAESLDALAAQSHPLTATVVVDNASTDGTAAALRERVEGAGAGDPEHLDVVTLTENTGGAGGFAAGLEQALRHDPDLVWLLDDDTVPTAGAAAALVAAWAAYDGPGGRPALLASKVVWTDGRDHPMNTPRAKPGASGAERRAAEAVGAVPIRSASFVSIMCDAAVVRERGLPVADYFLWNDDFEYSTRLIRGRTGLYVPGSLVVHKTRTFGSTDVDPGDRFFFEVRNKLWLFTRSAGLTPAEKLLYGGSTARRWARTFAASTDRATLGRALGRGLVAGVRGGPRANAEVLAPAGWQAEEPRAAGPAGRALPPGQPFSLLISTFAGDDPGYLRQAFSSTVEQQTRRPDEVVMVQDGPVPPELAATVAELAASSPVPVRHVVMDANVGLGPALDKGLAACRHDIVARMDADDISVPERFARQLPVIEAGADIVGSGLLEFGAAVEDIVGRRTPPTDPDEIRRVIRFRDPFNHPTVVYRREAVLAAGGYSDMALMEDYLLFTRMVEGGAVPANIAEPLVCYRVGAGAYARRGGRRLLRSELALQRRFRELGLTSRREYARNVLVRGGYRLVPESLRRTAYRALIANRQGRGAPGAADGSRTGGR